In a genomic window of Halostella litorea:
- a CDS encoding flippase activity-associated protein Agl23 has product MTGRPSLPDALSGRRGTAAAVLAVSLFGLVARLYDLGARVAHQDESRVAYWTLKYAETGVHEYRPIVHGPFLPLVESKIFAVMGPNDFAMRLSVALVGTLLPLSAWLFRDRLRDSEVVALAALFAFNPILLYYSRFMRVDVPLAAFTFVALGLFVRWYDTRKRRYLFAATASYAVSFATKENALVYGLCFLGAAVLLLDHRLFLARVRDRDPLGELRRLARGALTFDPVAALSRDDRGELLRGLPDAVRARKTGILLSAAVVLEFLAIVVFFYAPRKGGYRIDSGTEGIGLYWSLEELAAGRPGMFVAVVEEALLGSWTKFMDLWGAGEDHEFLYYWNDYVDTMEAGAAVLVALAVVGFLADRYSSEGPRDLVALGGYIGAVSAFGYPIITDIPAPWATVHAVVPLAFPAAVGLALIGRWGRDAYVDGDGIGVAAAVILLLLIVAQVGGAAMDTTYRNPADPDNELVQYAQSSSDLKPTLEDINRIARENEGVDVMFYGGEFYSPNDSVSQQPPAHPGNWFHRLPLAWYFEAEQHRLRGSDAEFVVNSTRSSDFVDDPPPVIISTRTDAGAYEADLEGYRAHQHERYLHSSTIVIFIDEDYLE; this is encoded by the coding sequence ATGACCGGTCGGCCCTCGCTCCCGGACGCCCTCTCCGGCCGCCGCGGGACGGCGGCGGCGGTCCTCGCCGTCTCCCTGTTCGGCCTCGTCGCCCGCCTCTACGACCTCGGCGCGCGGGTCGCCCACCAGGACGAGTCCCGCGTCGCCTACTGGACGCTGAAGTACGCCGAGACCGGCGTCCACGAGTACCGCCCCATCGTCCACGGCCCGTTCCTCCCGCTCGTCGAGAGCAAGATATTCGCCGTCATGGGGCCCAACGACTTCGCGATGCGGCTGTCGGTCGCGCTGGTCGGCACGCTCCTGCCGCTGTCGGCGTGGCTGTTCCGCGACCGCCTGCGCGACAGCGAGGTGGTCGCGCTCGCCGCCCTGTTCGCGTTCAACCCCATCCTGCTGTACTACTCGCGGTTCATGCGCGTCGACGTGCCGCTCGCGGCGTTCACGTTCGTCGCGCTGGGGCTGTTCGTGCGGTGGTACGACACGCGCAAGCGCCGCTACCTGTTCGCCGCGACGGCGTCGTACGCGGTGTCGTTCGCCACGAAGGAAAACGCCCTGGTGTACGGGCTGTGTTTCCTCGGCGCGGCCGTCCTGTTGCTCGACCATCGCCTGTTCCTCGCCCGGGTACGGGACCGGGACCCGCTCGGGGAACTCCGTCGGTTGGCCCGCGGCGCGCTCACCTTCGACCCCGTCGCGGCGCTGTCGCGGGACGACCGCGGCGAACTCCTGCGCGGCCTGCCGGACGCGGTCCGCGCCCGGAAGACCGGCATCCTGCTGTCGGCCGCCGTCGTGCTGGAGTTCCTCGCCATCGTCGTGTTCTTCTACGCGCCGCGGAAGGGCGGCTACCGGATCGACAGCGGCACCGAGGGGATCGGGCTGTACTGGTCGCTCGAGGAACTCGCCGCCGGCCGCCCGGGGATGTTCGTCGCCGTCGTCGAGGAGGCGCTGCTCGGGTCGTGGACGAAGTTCATGGACCTCTGGGGGGCCGGCGAGGACCACGAGTTCCTCTACTACTGGAACGACTACGTCGACACGATGGAGGCGGGCGCGGCCGTCCTCGTCGCGCTCGCCGTCGTCGGCTTCCTCGCCGACCGCTACTCGTCGGAGGGGCCACGCGATCTGGTCGCGCTCGGCGGCTACATCGGCGCGGTCAGCGCCTTCGGCTACCCCATCATCACCGACATCCCCGCGCCGTGGGCGACCGTCCACGCGGTCGTGCCGCTTGCGTTCCCCGCCGCGGTCGGCCTCGCGCTGATCGGCCGCTGGGGCCGCGACGCGTACGTCGACGGGGACGGGATCGGCGTCGCGGCCGCCGTCATCCTCCTGTTGCTCATCGTCGCGCAGGTCGGCGGCGCGGCGATGGACACCACCTACCGGAACCCCGCCGACCCCGACAACGAACTCGTCCAGTACGCCCAGTCGTCGTCGGACCTGAAGCCGACCCTCGAGGACATCAACCGGATCGCCCGCGAGAACGAGGGCGTCGACGTCATGTTCTACGGCGGCGAGTTCTACTCGCCCAACGACTCGGTGAGCCAGCAGCCGCCGGCCCACCCCGGGAACTGGTTCCACCGCCTGCCGCTGGCGTGGTACTTCGAGGCCGAGCAACACCGGCTTCGGGGGTCGGACGCCGAGTTCGTCGTCAACAGCACGAGGTCGAGCGACTTCGTCGACGACCCGCCGCCGGTGATCATCTCCACGCGGACCGACGCCGGGGCGTACGAGGCCGACCTCGAGGGGTACCGCGCCCACCAGCACGAGCGCTACCTCCACTCCAGCACCATCGTGATCTTCATCGACGAGGACTACCTGGAGTAG
- the ahbB gene encoding siroheme decarboxylase subunit beta, giving the protein MSLQSGDWRERIDDRDAALIDGFQSDFPVEPHPFRAVADAIGTDEADALARVERLADEGIFRRFGPVLNPPVIGSSTLAAVSAPDDRFDEVADVINGYRQVNHNYRREHEWNMWFVVTAGSLERRDAILAEIEERTGCEVLNLPMLTDYYIDLEFPVVNGDRFARESLAETAVDATRISENATGDLSAFETDLLLEIQDGFPLTATPYGDVAAALDADVEDVLAAVERLRDDGCIKRIGCVVNHVVTGFDSNCMVVWDVPDGELDDRGVAVGRLPYVTLCYHRPRREDQGWPYSVFTMIHGRDADAVDEKIDELAAEHLPYDHERLYSTETLKQTGARYEDLV; this is encoded by the coding sequence ATGAGCCTCCAGTCGGGCGACTGGCGCGAGCGGATCGACGACCGCGACGCCGCGCTGATAGACGGGTTCCAGAGCGACTTTCCGGTCGAACCCCACCCCTTCCGCGCGGTCGCCGACGCGATCGGCACCGACGAGGCCGACGCGCTCGCCCGCGTCGAACGCCTCGCCGACGAGGGCATCTTCCGGCGGTTCGGCCCCGTGCTGAACCCCCCGGTGATCGGCAGTTCGACGCTGGCGGCCGTCAGCGCCCCCGACGACCGCTTCGACGAGGTGGCCGACGTGATCAACGGCTACCGGCAGGTGAACCACAACTACCGGCGCGAACACGAGTGGAACATGTGGTTCGTCGTCACCGCGGGGTCGCTGGAGCGCCGCGACGCCATCCTCGCCGAAATCGAGGAGCGAACCGGCTGCGAGGTGCTGAACCTCCCGATGCTGACGGACTACTACATCGACCTGGAGTTCCCCGTCGTCAACGGCGACCGGTTCGCCCGGGAGAGCCTGGCAGAGACTGCGGTCGACGCTACCCGGATCAGCGAGAACGCGACCGGCGACCTCTCGGCGTTCGAGACGGACCTCCTGCTGGAGATTCAGGACGGCTTCCCGCTGACGGCGACGCCGTACGGCGACGTGGCGGCCGCGCTCGACGCCGACGTCGAGGACGTGCTCGCCGCCGTCGAACGGCTGCGCGACGACGGCTGCATCAAGCGGATCGGCTGCGTCGTCAACCACGTCGTCACCGGCTTCGACAGCAACTGCATGGTAGTCTGGGACGTGCCCGACGGCGAACTCGACGACCGCGGCGTCGCGGTCGGCCGCCTCCCGTACGTGACGCTTTGCTACCACCGGCCGCGCCGCGAGGACCAGGGGTGGCCCTACAGCGTGTTCACGATGATCCACGGTCGGGACGCCGACGCCGTCGACGAGAAGATAGACGAACTCGCGGCCGAACACCTGCCCTACGACCACGAGCGGCTGTACTCGACCGAGACGCTGAAACAGACCGGGGCCCGCTACGAGGACCTCGTTTAG
- a CDS encoding thiolase family protein, with product MASDTTPVVVRAYRTPQGKEDGVFAGVRSEDLSIPLINEILADTGLSGEEIDDLMWGCAQQREEQDNNLARVIALLSDLGESVPATTINRWCASSMQAIISASDAVRAGQRDAVIAGGVESMSRVEMGESHGYIHPRMAEEYNVGELQMGMTAEEVADRFDVSRETQDEYAARSQQRACAATEEGRFDDEIIPIETENGTVDEDEGLRPGTTAEKLAELPTVFKSDGSVTPGNASQISDGAAATLVTSEAFAEEHGLEVMARIGSNNVAGVDPTIMGVGPVPATEGLLERTGRDIDDYDLVELNEAFASQTVYSQNQLGIPDDKFNVNGGAIAIGHPLGASGARLPVTLLHELEKRDGDRGLATLCVGFGQGAAIEFER from the coding sequence ATGGCAAGCGACACAACGCCCGTCGTCGTGCGGGCGTACCGCACCCCGCAAGGCAAGGAAGACGGCGTCTTCGCCGGCGTCCGGAGCGAGGACCTGTCGATCCCGCTCATCAACGAGATACTGGCCGACACCGGCCTCTCGGGCGAGGAGATAGACGACCTGATGTGGGGCTGTGCCCAGCAGCGCGAGGAACAGGACAACAACCTCGCCCGCGTCATCGCGCTCCTGTCGGACCTCGGCGAGAGCGTGCCGGCGACGACGATCAACCGCTGGTGCGCGTCGTCGATGCAGGCGATCATCTCCGCGTCCGACGCGGTCCGGGCCGGCCAGCGCGACGCCGTCATCGCCGGCGGCGTCGAGTCGATGTCCCGCGTCGAGATGGGCGAGAGCCACGGCTACATCCACCCGCGGATGGCCGAGGAGTACAACGTCGGCGAACTCCAGATGGGGATGACCGCGGAGGAAGTCGCCGACCGGTTCGACGTCTCCCGCGAGACGCAGGACGAGTACGCCGCCCGGAGCCAGCAGCGCGCCTGCGCGGCGACCGAGGAGGGCCGGTTCGACGACGAGATAATCCCCATCGAGACGGAGAACGGCACGGTCGACGAGGACGAGGGCCTGCGCCCCGGCACCACCGCAGAGAAGCTCGCCGAACTGCCGACCGTGTTCAAAAGCGACGGGAGCGTCACGCCGGGCAACGCCTCCCAGATCAGCGACGGCGCGGCCGCCACGCTGGTCACCAGCGAGGCGTTCGCCGAGGAGCACGGCCTCGAAGTCATGGCCCGCATCGGCTCGAACAACGTGGCCGGCGTCGACCCCACGATCATGGGCGTCGGCCCGGTGCCCGCCACCGAGGGCCTGCTGGAGCGGACGGGCCGCGACATCGACGACTACGACCTCGTCGAACTCAACGAGGCGTTCGCCAGCCAGACGGTGTACAGTCAGAACCAGCTCGGCATCCCGGACGACAAGTTCAACGTCAACGGCGGCGCGATAGCCATCGGCCACCCGCTCGGGGCCAGCGGCGCGCGGCTCCCCGTGACGCTGCTGCACGAACTGGAGAAGCGCGACGGCGACCGCGGGCTGGCGACGCTGTGTGTCGGCTTCGGCCAGGGCGCGGCGATCGAGTTCGAGCGCTAA
- a CDS encoding DUF7537 family lipoprotein, with amino-acid sequence MERLELPSARGTVATLLVAMLVLTAGCSAGGLLGGGDGNGNGDSGSIEPYTDSGDELTGEMVNESHTSAIQSAGSYTLESNVSLTGADSSLVQNAHGQVDLENDRQYAVQFASLFGNRTTYRYTADNTTYQRIVPEDGETQYQTSEGGQIANPSINTDNVDAFEWEQQGTETHEGVGVTRYEATGVANYTALPTSPAEENVSDVSATLLVSEDGVMHEYRVDYTQEGSGSTQEISLRYAVTDVGSTTVEEPGWLDEARNSSGN; translated from the coding sequence ATGGAACGCTTGGAACTGCCGTCGGCGCGAGGGACGGTCGCGACGCTGCTGGTCGCGATGCTGGTCCTGACCGCTGGCTGCTCCGCCGGGGGACTCCTCGGGGGCGGCGACGGCAACGGCAACGGCGATAGCGGTAGCATCGAACCCTACACCGACTCGGGCGACGAACTCACCGGCGAGATGGTGAACGAGAGCCACACGAGCGCCATCCAGTCGGCGGGGTCGTACACGCTCGAATCCAACGTCTCGCTGACCGGGGCGGACTCCTCGCTCGTGCAGAACGCCCACGGGCAGGTCGACCTGGAGAACGACCGGCAGTACGCCGTGCAGTTCGCGAGCCTGTTCGGGAACCGGACGACTTACCGCTACACGGCCGACAACACGACCTACCAGCGGATCGTCCCCGAGGACGGCGAGACCCAGTACCAGACGAGCGAGGGCGGCCAGATCGCCAACCCGTCGATCAACACCGACAACGTCGACGCGTTCGAGTGGGAACAGCAGGGCACCGAGACCCACGAGGGCGTCGGCGTCACCCGGTACGAGGCGACCGGCGTCGCCAACTACACCGCGCTGCCGACCTCCCCCGCCGAGGAGAACGTCAGCGACGTCTCCGCGACGCTGCTCGTGAGCGAGGACGGCGTCATGCACGAGTACCGCGTCGACTACACCCAGGAAGGCTCCGGGTCGACACAGGAGATCTCGCTGCGCTACGCGGTGACCGACGTCGGCTCGACGACCGTCGAGGAGCCGGGCTGGCTCGACGAGGCACGGAACAGCAGCGGCAACTGA
- a CDS encoding ATP-binding protein: MNDGAIDVVEFLLTARVYDDERDLDENDLPPRYRSVFWTGGDGDDPGGIQRPLSVTNSTARAATGVDRPWDAVSDLMFTEREEFSGTISLTQPEMATEWFLERADDERLAGNPTLAYRFEDETGVDYEAAREANRPIQADRVWIDSLLEEYFDDEDEQEMLELVDIRAPEEIEMTLDDLVLTDDQEAEINKIVKAIEHREYLAQIGLREIGKLLFVGPPGTGKTSTARALAQDLDLPFVEVKLSMITSQYLGETAKNVEKVFEVAKRLSPCILFMDEFDFVAKTRASDEHAAIKRAVNTLLKSIDDISLIQDDVLLIGATNHPDQLDAAAWRRFDEIVNFPKPDRGMRADILRVITRAMDIEEFDPDGIAELTEGLTGSDLRMVLREAVLDALTEERTTLTQADLEAAVEDFEERDTLKNMDMIEGDHDALVAGGDIGGSDHDHAHDH, encoded by the coding sequence ATGAACGACGGGGCGATCGACGTCGTCGAGTTCCTCCTGACGGCCAGGGTGTACGACGACGAACGCGACCTAGACGAGAACGACCTGCCGCCGCGCTATCGGTCCGTGTTCTGGACCGGCGGCGACGGCGACGACCCGGGCGGGATCCAGCGGCCGCTCTCGGTGACCAACAGCACCGCCCGCGCCGCGACGGGCGTCGACCGGCCGTGGGACGCCGTCTCGGACCTGATGTTCACGGAGCGCGAGGAGTTCTCCGGCACCATCTCGCTCACCCAGCCCGAGATGGCGACGGAGTGGTTCCTCGAACGCGCCGACGACGAGCGACTGGCGGGGAACCCGACGCTCGCCTACCGGTTCGAGGACGAGACGGGCGTCGACTACGAGGCCGCCCGCGAGGCGAACCGGCCGATACAGGCCGACCGCGTGTGGATAGACAGCCTGCTCGAGGAGTACTTCGACGACGAGGACGAGCAGGAGATGCTCGAACTCGTCGACATCCGCGCACCCGAGGAGATCGAGATGACGCTCGACGACCTGGTGTTGACCGACGACCAGGAGGCCGAGATAAACAAGATCGTCAAGGCGATCGAACACCGCGAGTACCTCGCGCAGATCGGCCTGCGGGAGATCGGAAAGCTGCTGTTCGTCGGCCCGCCGGGCACCGGGAAGACGTCGACGGCCCGGGCGCTGGCCCAGGACCTCGACCTGCCGTTCGTCGAGGTGAAGCTGTCGATGATCACCAGCCAGTACCTCGGCGAGACGGCGAAGAACGTCGAGAAGGTGTTCGAGGTGGCAAAGCGGCTCTCCCCCTGTATCCTCTTCATGGACGAGTTCGACTTCGTCGCCAAGACGCGGGCCTCCGACGAGCACGCGGCGATAAAGCGGGCGGTCAACACGCTGCTCAAGAGCATCGACGACATCTCGCTGATCCAGGACGACGTGTTGCTCATCGGCGCGACGAACCACCCCGACCAGCTCGACGCGGCGGCGTGGCGGCGCTTCGACGAGATCGTCAACTTCCCCAAGCCCGACCGCGGGATGCGCGCGGACATCCTCCGGGTGATCACCCGGGCGATGGACATCGAGGAGTTCGACCCCGACGGGATCGCCGAACTGACCGAGGGGCTGACCGGCAGCGACCTGCGGATGGTGCTGCGCGAGGCGGTGCTCGACGCCCTGACCGAGGAGCGGACGACGCTCACGCAGGCGGACCTAGAGGCGGCCGTCGAGGACTTCGAGGAGCGCGACACGCTGAAGAACATGGACATGATCGAGGGCGACCACGACGCCCTCGTCGCCGGCGGCGACATCGGCGGCTCGGACCACGACCACGCCCACGACCACTGA
- a CDS encoding MBL fold metallo-hydrolase produces the protein MRVTLLGTGDTTGTPTPGCDCDTCARARELGVERTRFSVHVRNDRTGESLLIDASPDFRDQFLTHGVDLPDEILVTHIHFDHLDGLGNAYRLLDGAPVYAADETDPETGESVAGTVARKYDYLDAVEPSPRPPLEPFRACGFDVTLVPVDHPPLSCYGVVVEDPETGAKLSLSGDTSYAVPEASRERLADPDLLLADGIVPADLAEQHPIGGRHEDPDGVPRTFGTKHMTREGALALAADLDADRTRIVHAAHFYPADEAFAEPLAVDGEVYDP, from the coding sequence ATGCGGGTCACGCTGCTCGGCACCGGCGACACGACGGGGACGCCCACGCCCGGGTGCGACTGCGACACCTGCGCCCGGGCGCGTGAGCTGGGGGTTGAGCGCACCCGGTTTTCCGTCCACGTCCGCAACGACCGCACCGGCGAGTCGCTGCTGATAGACGCCAGCCCCGACTTCCGGGACCAGTTTCTCACCCACGGCGTCGACCTGCCCGACGAGATACTCGTCACACACATCCACTTCGACCACCTCGACGGGCTGGGCAACGCCTACCGCCTGCTCGACGGCGCGCCGGTGTACGCCGCCGACGAGACGGACCCGGAGACGGGCGAGAGCGTCGCCGGGACGGTCGCCCGGAAGTACGACTACCTGGACGCCGTCGAGCCGTCGCCGCGGCCGCCCCTGGAGCCGTTCCGGGCCTGCGGCTTCGACGTGACGCTGGTGCCGGTCGACCACCCGCCGCTGTCGTGTTACGGCGTCGTCGTCGAGGACCCCGAGACGGGCGCGAAGCTGTCGCTGTCGGGCGACACGAGCTATGCGGTCCCGGAGGCCTCGCGCGAGCGCCTCGCGGACCCCGACCTCCTGCTCGCCGACGGCATCGTCCCCGCCGACCTCGCCGAGCAGCACCCAATCGGCGGCCGGCACGAGGACCCCGACGGCGTCCCGCGGACGTTCGGCACGAAGCACATGACCCGGGAGGGGGCGCTGGCGCTCGCCGCGGACTTAGACGCCGACCGGACGCGGATCGTCCACGCCGCGCACTTCTACCCGGCCGACGAGGCGTTCGCGGAGCCGCTGGCGGTCGACGGCGAGGTGTACGACCCGTGA
- a CDS encoding SDR family NAD(P)-dependent oxidoreductase, which yields MDLGDCSGRTVLLTGGTSGIGRAAALELGEAGATVFLVGRDADRGAAAAERVRAAGGDADFLRYDLASQSAVRDLAAAVRERVDRLDALVNNAAVAPGDHSVTADGVPAAVAVNHLAPYLLTRELAPLLLDSAPSRVVVTASAVHERAALDPADLDLLGAYEGLDAYARTKLMNLLFAYELADRLRGTGVTATALHPGFVPGSGLYRDSALYVRAAMKLFSALPVGRRVADGGHALAALSAADDLAGVTGRYFDGTEPAEPADAVRDERLRAALWAESADLVGVDPDWPDAGA from the coding sequence ATGGACCTGGGCGACTGCTCGGGACGGACGGTGCTTTTGACCGGCGGGACGAGCGGCATCGGCCGCGCGGCGGCGCTCGAACTGGGCGAGGCGGGCGCGACGGTTTTTCTCGTCGGCCGGGACGCCGACCGCGGCGCGGCGGCCGCCGAGCGGGTGCGGGCGGCGGGCGGCGACGCGGACTTCCTGCGGTACGACCTCGCCTCGCAGTCGGCGGTCCGCGACCTCGCGGCGGCCGTGCGGGAGCGCGTCGACCGCCTCGACGCGCTGGTGAACAACGCGGCGGTGGCCCCCGGCGACCACAGCGTGACGGCCGACGGGGTCCCCGCGGCGGTGGCGGTGAACCACCTCGCGCCGTACCTGCTGACGCGCGAACTCGCGCCGCTGTTGCTCGACAGCGCCCCATCCCGGGTCGTCGTCACGGCTTCGGCGGTCCACGAGCGGGCCGCCCTCGACCCGGCCGACCTCGACCTGCTGGGCGCGTACGAGGGGCTGGACGCCTACGCCCGGACGAAACTGATGAACCTGCTGTTCGCCTACGAACTGGCCGACCGGCTCCGCGGGACCGGGGTGACGGCGACGGCGCTGCATCCCGGCTTCGTCCCGGGCAGCGGCCTCTACCGCGACAGCGCGCTGTACGTCCGTGCGGCGATGAAGCTGTTCTCGGCGCTGCCGGTCGGCCGGCGGGTCGCGGACGGCGGCCACGCGCTGGCGGCGCTTTCCGCGGCCGACGACCTGGCCGGCGTCACGGGGCGGTACTTCGACGGCACGGAGCCGGCGGAGCCGGCCGACGCGGTCCGCGACGAACGCCTGCGGGCCGCGCTCTGGGCCGAGAGCGCGGACCTGGTCGGCGTGGACCCGGACTGGCCGGACGCGGGGGCCTGA
- a CDS encoding anthranilate phosphoribosyltransferase — protein sequence MAEATAKYGEWPLQRLMTEVVGSGYKSAEDMTREQAREAFQRILGDEPDPTTLGAFWLANRWKRNTPEELAAYTDVMVEESVERAEPDADPVDCGANYDGKGDTAILGVAAGIVAAGAGTPVVAHSGDRVPTQKQDAYKHVLDELGVCTELGLGESADMVDDTGFGFYYQPVFNPGVHDLYDRRDRMGVRVFVNTIETLANPANADVHLGSFYHLAFATKVVDTFAEMETESPERVIMFQGMEGYDDIRPGYTKVAEWNGDDGGSDGDGFDDYEIETPEYGMAFEEADLEVDDVAADSAAITEEVVAGERSDGFADAVALNAAFRIYARGDADSLEEGLEQARAAVDDGSAAAVLDDLRNF from the coding sequence ATGGCCGAGGCAACCGCGAAGTACGGCGAGTGGCCCCTGCAGCGCCTGATGACCGAAGTCGTCGGATCCGGGTACAAGTCCGCCGAGGACATGACCCGCGAGCAGGCCCGGGAGGCGTTCCAGCGCATCCTCGGCGACGAGCCCGACCCGACCACGCTCGGCGCGTTCTGGCTGGCGAACCGCTGGAAGCGCAACACGCCCGAGGAGCTTGCGGCCTACACCGACGTGATGGTCGAGGAGAGCGTCGAGCGGGCCGAGCCCGACGCCGACCCCGTCGACTGCGGCGCGAACTACGACGGCAAGGGCGACACGGCCATCCTCGGCGTCGCCGCGGGCATCGTCGCCGCCGGCGCGGGCACGCCGGTCGTCGCCCACTCCGGCGACCGCGTGCCGACCCAGAAGCAGGACGCGTACAAGCACGTCCTCGACGAACTGGGCGTCTGCACCGAACTCGGCCTCGGCGAGAGCGCCGACATGGTCGACGACACCGGCTTCGGCTTCTACTACCAGCCGGTGTTCAACCCCGGCGTCCACGACCTGTACGACCGCCGCGACCGGATGGGCGTCCGCGTGTTCGTCAACACGATCGAGACGCTCGCCAACCCCGCGAACGCCGACGTCCACCTCGGCAGCTTCTACCACCTCGCGTTCGCCACGAAGGTGGTCGACACGTTCGCCGAGATGGAGACCGAGAGCCCCGAGCGCGTCATCATGTTCCAGGGGATGGAGGGGTACGACGACATCCGGCCCGGATACACGAAGGTCGCCGAGTGGAACGGCGACGACGGCGGGTCGGACGGCGACGGCTTCGACGACTACGAGATCGAGACGCCCGAGTACGGCATGGCGTTCGAGGAGGCGGACCTCGAAGTCGACGACGTGGCCGCCGACTCGGCGGCGATCACCGAGGAAGTCGTCGCCGGTGAGCGGTCGGACGGCTTCGCCGATGCCGTCGCGCTCAACGCCGCGTTCCGGATCTACGCCCGCGGCGACGCCGACTCGCTGGAGGAGGGGCTGGAGCAGGCCCGCGCTGCGGTTGACGACGGGAGCGCGGCCGCCGTGCTGGACGACCTGCGGAACTTCTAA
- a CDS encoding DUF5787 family protein translates to MREFGFELALCARLEDDETLVARQLGGGVAAPANRVLDVVTVTPGPEFADRARITPDRLPAPAVESDVGPGRFRYWKDAFDCHPERAREAVERAVDLGFFERERRGGRDYVRQVARYPDWFGRIRAVENKPDLGTPGDLRTQLRKDVSLALVDEVVLATASHVTRAHLNRIPEPVGVWRFDPGDGVKVVREPSPLPAEDGGIELLERHPGRAEVRPATAAEKARYRRRLAERAYGKGWRPDEFPACARAAVESGGVPHCDWHGRVVDPKNECGPRCPGYEPAEAAVDPTAERAERSPWVADPDGLARRQAGLGRFATDDR, encoded by the coding sequence GTGCGGGAGTTCGGGTTCGAACTGGCGCTGTGTGCCCGCCTGGAGGACGACGAGACGCTCGTCGCCCGCCAACTGGGCGGCGGCGTCGCCGCGCCCGCGAACCGCGTGCTCGACGTGGTGACCGTCACGCCCGGCCCCGAGTTCGCCGACCGCGCGCGGATCACGCCCGATCGGCTCCCGGCGCCCGCCGTCGAGAGCGACGTGGGGCCGGGCCGCTTTCGCTACTGGAAGGACGCCTTCGACTGCCACCCGGAGCGGGCGCGGGAGGCCGTCGAGCGCGCGGTCGACCTCGGCTTCTTCGAGCGCGAGCGCCGCGGCGGCCGCGACTACGTCCGGCAGGTCGCCCGCTACCCGGACTGGTTCGGGCGGATCCGCGCGGTCGAGAACAAGCCCGACCTCGGCACGCCGGGCGACCTCCGGACCCAGCTCCGCAAGGACGTGAGCCTCGCGCTGGTCGACGAGGTCGTCCTCGCGACGGCGAGCCACGTCACCCGGGCGCACCTGAACCGCATCCCGGAACCGGTCGGCGTCTGGCGGTTCGACCCCGGCGACGGGGTCAAGGTGGTGCGGGAGCCGTCGCCGCTCCCCGCCGAAGACGGGGGGATCGAACTGCTGGAACGCCACCCCGGCCGCGCCGAGGTCCGGCCGGCGACCGCCGCGGAGAAGGCGCGGTACCGCCGCCGGCTGGCCGAGCGCGCCTACGGGAAGGGGTGGCGGCCCGACGAGTTCCCGGCGTGCGCTCGGGCGGCGGTCGAGTCCGGCGGCGTGCCACACTGCGACTGGCACGGCCGCGTCGTCGACCCGAAAAACGAGTGCGGGCCGCGCTGTCCGGGCTACGAGCCGGCCGAGGCGGCAGTCGACCCGACGGCCGAGCGCGCCGAGCGGTCGCCGTGGGTCGCTGACCCGGACGGGCTGGCGCGGCGACAGGCGGGGCTCGGCCGGTTCGCTACGGACGACCGCTGA